From one Acidibrevibacterium fodinaquatile genomic stretch:
- a CDS encoding CaiB/BaiF CoA-transferase family protein codes for MPEALAGIRVLECGDLSAAGYGARLFADFGAEVTKIVPANHTVADGDYDRAAEAFLNFGKRRIAAADGVPGGFDLCIAGALDRAALAELAHAQPAPALIDVTWFGRSGPYAEFRGSDLVCRALAGLVQPVGSMEGPPLAISDFQAAIVGGLVAFSAALAVLLAGTAGETRIVEVSVQEAAIALAELQTADSWMQGVRQPRIGRNRFTPTYPLGIYRAADGWIGVTLVTPAQWATFCRLLGLEDLANDPTLVTGAERLAQAARLEARFVPKLAEKPAAYWCAEGRARRLPIIAVPTLEALLTDPALVARGAIVPIHNADGVSFLGPGSPLRLCATPPRRGGRVSGVEPATMRPGVATTIAAHAATPLANMTIIDLSMGWAGPLASRMLADLGAEVIKVEACRYPDWWRGVDHRPAVFAERRYEKTGRFNALNRNKRGITLDLTTAEGVALIKRLVAKADVVIENYAADVLPKLGLDYAALRAVNPSLVMLSMCAFGADSDRRDLRAYGSTLEQASGLPTLLPAPDASPTMSHIAYGDAIAGLNGASAVLVALRHRAATGEGQWIDLAQVECLLPHLAPWLMGASRRVEVPRAANRHPVLAPQGLFRCAGDDAWLALSIVDNPMWRACAEVIGRADLAVLALSARRARAAELEAAISAWTARRDADAAMAELQHAGVAAGVARAPFDLFTDPHLVARGFWQWVERAWIGRFPQASLPIREHGIPLPVRQPAPTLGADTEAVLREKLGIDDACLALLRARDVIGTEALPPRPRAAQERVG; via the coding sequence GTGCCAGAAGCCCTTGCGGGAATACGCGTCCTCGAATGCGGTGATTTGTCGGCGGCTGGCTATGGCGCGCGGCTGTTCGCCGATTTCGGCGCCGAGGTGACCAAAATCGTCCCCGCAAATCACACGGTGGCGGACGGAGATTATGATCGCGCTGCCGAGGCTTTTCTAAATTTCGGCAAACGCCGGATAGCAGCGGCCGATGGTGTGCCCGGCGGCTTTGACCTCTGTATTGCAGGTGCGCTTGATCGCGCCGCACTGGCAGAACTCGCACATGCGCAGCCCGCACCAGCTCTCATCGATGTCACTTGGTTTGGTCGTAGCGGCCCCTATGCCGAATTTCGCGGCAGCGATCTCGTCTGCCGCGCGCTCGCTGGTCTCGTTCAGCCGGTTGGTTCGATGGAAGGGCCGCCGCTTGCCATCTCGGATTTCCAGGCCGCGATCGTCGGCGGCCTCGTTGCATTTTCGGCAGCCCTCGCCGTGTTGCTGGCGGGCACGGCAGGCGAGACACGAATTGTCGAAGTCAGTGTTCAGGAAGCGGCGATCGCGCTTGCCGAATTGCAGACCGCGGATTCCTGGATGCAGGGCGTGCGGCAGCCGCGTATTGGGCGTAACCGTTTCACCCCGACCTATCCGCTCGGCATCTATCGTGCCGCCGATGGCTGGATTGGTGTGACATTGGTGACGCCGGCGCAGTGGGCCACGTTCTGCCGGCTGCTCGGGCTCGAGGATCTCGCGAACGATCCCACTCTCGTCACCGGCGCTGAGCGCTTGGCGCAGGCGGCGCGGCTTGAGGCGCGCTTCGTGCCCAAGCTTGCCGAAAAGCCCGCCGCTTATTGGTGTGCCGAAGGCCGGGCACGGCGATTGCCCATCATCGCGGTGCCGACGCTGGAGGCGCTATTGACCGATCCTGCGCTGGTCGCGCGCGGTGCAATCGTGCCGATCCATAATGCTGACGGCGTGTCTTTTCTTGGTCCAGGTTCGCCACTCCGTTTGTGTGCGACGCCACCACGCCGCGGCGGCCGCGTGAGCGGGGTAGAACCCGCGACGATGCGTCCCGGCGTGGCGACGACAATCGCCGCGCATGCGGCGACGCCACTCGCGAATATGACCATCATCGATCTCTCGATGGGCTGGGCGGGGCCGCTCGCCAGCCGCATGCTGGCTGATCTCGGAGCTGAGGTGATCAAGGTCGAGGCCTGCCGCTACCCCGACTGGTGGCGCGGCGTCGATCATCGCCCGGCGGTCTTTGCTGAGCGGCGTTACGAAAAAACCGGGCGCTTCAATGCTCTTAACCGTAACAAGCGGGGCATCACCCTCGATCTCACCACTGCCGAGGGCGTGGCGCTCATCAAGCGCCTAGTCGCCAAAGCCGACGTGGTCATCGAAAATTACGCCGCCGACGTGCTGCCGAAACTCGGGCTCGACTATGCGGCGCTTCGCGCTGTCAATCCCTCGCTCGTGATGCTCTCGATGTGCGCGTTCGGCGCCGACAGCGACCGTCGCGATCTACGCGCCTATGGGTCCACGCTGGAACAGGCTTCGGGCTTGCCAACGCTCCTGCCCGCGCCGGATGCCTCGCCGACGATGAGCCATATCGCCTATGGCGATGCCATTGCCGGTCTCAACGGCGCGAGCGCTGTGCTGGTAGCGCTCCGCCATCGCGCTGCAACCGGTGAGGGGCAATGGATAGATCTTGCCCAGGTGGAATGTTTGCTGCCACATCTCGCGCCCTGGCTTATGGGCGCGAGCCGGAGGGTGGAGGTGCCGCGCGCGGCCAACCGACATCCCGTGCTTGCGCCGCAAGGACTGTTTCGCTGCGCTGGGGACGATGCATGGCTTGCGCTCAGCATTGTCGATAACCCGATGTGGCGGGCCTGCGCCGAGGTGATCGGTCGCGCAGATCTTGCCGTGCTGGCGCTGTCGGCGCGCCGCGCGCGCGCGGCAGAACTCGAAGCCGCGATCAGCGCCTGGACGGCCCGCCGCGACGCTGATGCCGCCATGGCTGAGTTGCAGCACGCGGGCGTCGCCGCCGGCGTTGCGCGTGCGCCTTTCGATCTCTTCACCGATCCCCATCTCGTCGCACGCGGCTTCTGGCAATGGGTCGAGCGGGCATGGATCGGTCGCTTTCCCCAAGCCTCGCTGCCGATCCGCGAACACGGCATCCCGTTGCCCGTGCGGCAGCCGGCGCCGACGTTGGGCGCCGATACCGAAGCCGTGCTCCGAGAAAAACTCGGCATCGATGACGCCTGCCTCGCATTGCTGCGCGCGCGCGATGTCATCGGAACAGAAGCTCTGCCACCACGCCCCCGTGCAGCCCAAGAGCGTGTGGGATGA